Genomic DNA from Fusarium keratoplasticum isolate Fu6.1 chromosome 2, whole genome shotgun sequence:
ACCTTTACTTGATATAAGCTCCTTTCTGAAGCTTCCTTTTACTGTTTTTGTTGTTCTTGCTTCAGCGCCCTTCCACTCCTTtattcattcattcattcattcattcattttGGAATTCTTGTTTATTCTTGTCGCTCCTTTCGTCCCAACATGAAGCCAACCGGCTTGTTCAGGGCCTTCTTTGGCGCTGCCCTCATTGCGCAAACAGTTGCTTTCTTCCGCGTTACCTGCGCACCATGGAAGCGCGAGCGAATCGATTCCCTTGTCAGTCCAGGGGCTGAGAGTTCCCACATGCATACCTTCTGGGGATCTCGCAAGATCTCTGCAGACACGGTCAACGGAGCCGACTTCCAGGATGGATGCACTTCGTGCGATAATCAGCTTGACAAATCTGCCTATTGGATGCCTACTTTGTATTATGGTGAGTAGTCACATATATCAAAGGCAGTTGAGCAAGTTTGTCAGACTTACATCTGTTTAGTCAAGAAAAATGTCACTGTCCCCGTCAAGGTTGGCATTTTCCACGTGTATTATCAAGGGCAGGAGAACAACCCAGGCCTATACCCCGAAGACTTTGCCCTCATCGGTGGCAACCCCAAGATCACTGAGGATGAAATCCGGGAGCAGGGTGGCAACGGTATTCACTGGGTGAGTGGCGAACGTTCAGCCCTCTAAACGAGACCAATCGCTCACGCATGGGTAGCATTTCGACGAGAGCGACGAAGTCAAGGAGAAATGGCAGTTTCCCAAGAAGCGTGGCACGGGGTGGCTTCGAGGCAACGTCCCTTTTCCGGGCTGGGttgtcaaagacaaggcGTTGGGCCGATATCGTGCCTGCAATGACACTGTCGATACGGGGTGCATCAGCGTCCCGGGCATGTTTTTCGCTGTCTGGTATGATGTTGGCGACGCAGAGTTCTTCACGTTTGAAGACGGTGACtacttgaccttgtcaagcGGAGGAGGTACTAAACACGTCCCCCGTCTTGAGGTTTGCCTTGCTGACTTGTAGCAACAGGACATACCTACCACGGCGATTTTATCATGGGCTGGGACAAGTCGGCATTGTGGGAAGTCTCTCACAATACAACCGAGTTCGCCAAGATCGGTGGGGAGGCCGCGTACGTTCGCAGCGACACTTGCAACGCAACGGCCGAGGCCACGACTTACCTTTGGGATCTTGACTGGCAGACTGTCCTGGCAGCAAAGAACGGGTCTCTGAGTGAGTCCGTCGTGACTGGTACGTACGACAACTTTTTGACCATCACGGATGGAAAGAGTGTCAATGCTACATGGAGTGGTAAGtggggagaagagggcagTTCCGTCGACGACGGGGAGAAGGCACTTGACGAAGCATCCTCTGTTTCTGTTTCGTCtccctcaacatcaacgagTGCTCCATCTACTGTGGCATCGTCTAGTGGAACAGCAGACCTCTCCCAGACGACGCTATCGACGGCCACCATCTCCGCCAAGGCCCAAGGAATTGAAACCGTGTCAACAGCTACCCTGGCAGCTTCTTCGACTGCCAATGCGCAGACtacatcctcctcctccaacaacaacaacaaacatCACTCTTCGAGCAAGACACACTTCCGCCTCCACCAGGCGAAGAAGGGTTgcagagcttctcctcccaAAGAGCGCCAAGATTGATTCTTGAGCACCGAATCGATATTCTGATGGCTGGGACCATTTGCGTAGCCGACATGTCACCGATTCAGGGTCTCGTAGCATGCGGCAAGTTTATAGCTGGCGGTCTAGGTTGGGTCGGGAAACTTGGATTTAGTATGGCTTTGCTGGCAATAGCATCTTGAACAAGTACCCAGAGAACATAGAGTAGAACCCCGTCAGACTGCTACTGGGCTGTAAAGCCTCCATCCACTGGAAGACACACGCCCGTGATCCACCTGGCCTCTTGACTTGCAAGAAAGATGGCCGCGCCCACTAAGTCCTCTGGAACACCTGTTCCGTGAAGCGGATGAAGTGATCGGATAGATTCCATGTCGTTGTGCTTGACTGTGTCGGCCCAGATGGCCGTCTCGGTGTCTGCACTGTGTTAGACGGGCCGACAAGGCCTCAGGCGGGATACTCACATCCTGGACAAATCGCGTTGCAGTGAATGCCGTCTTTGGCATAGTCCAAGGCTACCTGTCTAGTCAAGTTGGACACAGCACCCTTTGAAGCACAGTATGACGCTACGTAGTCAGTATTTCTGTCTTTACTCTTAGGTCTGGCATCTTACAGATATTTCGACCCGCAACAATGCCGTATATCGACGATATGTTGATGATCCAGCCCCTGTCACCAGTCTCAGGCTTCTCTTGCTTCAGCATCTGAGCGATGGTGTACTTGCTCGTCAGGAAAATGGACTTGACGTTGACGTTCATCGTCTTGTCCCACCACTCTTCTGGCGTCTCGTGGATCTTGAGTGGTTTGTTTCCTGCTTCGGCAGAAATGCCAGCATTGTTGACCAGCCTGGGGCATGTCAATACTTAGAGTTGCCAAAACTTGAGGACGTCTTCCAGACACTTACACATCGATACGTCCGAACTCGGCCACTGTTTTCGTCACTAGGGCCTCGACAGCTGTAGCCTTGCCTACATCCGTTTGAACAAAGATTGCTTTCCCTCCTTTCGACCGGATGAGCTCATCGGTGCTGATTGCTTCTTCCCCATTCACATCGAGGCGTGCCTTGGGCTGGAGATCTGCGCAGACGACGGAAGCTCCCTCGCGAGAGTAGCCGAGTGCAATAGCACGACCAAGACCGGAGGAGGCGCCTGTGACGATGCAGACCTTGCCTGATAATCGGTGGACGGATGTCGGAGCAGTCATTGTAGATGATTGAGGTACGACTTTGTTGGAGAAAAGATTATGCTGGGTTGATAATGAGTCTTTTGAGTAAGACTGAGGTCAAGTCTCAACGTCACCAAAGGGTGGTATCTGACCACCTCATTAGCCACGGCATGTCTATTTAACATGCTCACTTGCCTACCACGCAACAAGGTTTCCGGCCTTCCGAGATGGGTAGGCCAACCGATCTGCCGAATTTATGCACTCAAACAAGGAATCAAGCCGAGAACGCGGGGTCGTCGGGTACGTTCGTTGCCAATGTCTCAGAACTCGGTATATGGCTTTGCGGCCTGTTGAGGGGTTGTGCAGAATGCTGCATATAACATGCGGGGTGTCTATGCCGAGGTCGACACGGAATGGTGTCCGGTAGGGGAGAAGGAATGGCCATCTCAAGAAGGCAGGGTCATTATGGATATGGTTATGTTATTCTACCCTTTCGGCCACTCATCAACAAGCTTAGCGGTATGAAAACTAGTAGTCCACCCCAGATCCCTCTGTATCCCCTCAAGCAGCTTCAAAACAGCCTCCTGCTCACACCTCTCAAAAAACACCTGCCCCGCGACAAACAGGGCCTGCACCGAATTGATCCTCATCGGATCCGTGGGATTCGCCAAGCTGATGCCGCATATCTCTCTCGCGTGGTCATGCACTTTGGCCTGGATCTGCCTGTATGAATTGAGGCGGGCGGAGACTGTGGAGCGGATAGCCGTTGACTCTTGGGGTctgttgacgaggaggaggatcatGGCCATGTGGTAGTTTTGCATGGTTGCGGCGCAGATTGGTAACTCGTACCATATTTGTTCAAAGTTGGTGAAGCACTCCTCCTCACTTCCTAAATATGCTGTCCTAGCACTCGGTTAGAAGGTTGAGGGGAGACTATTGTACCACTTTTGCAACTCGGCCATCAACAGTTTCCATCGCTCGAGAAGCCGCTCCTGGGTGACTCCGACTGGAGGACGCTGCCCATGAGGCAGGGCATAGTCGGTGGggttgatggcatcgccaGACGTAAGGTAATTCGATATCTTGCCCAGGAGCCAGGTTAGCTCGTTGCTCTTGGTGTCTTCTTCAATATCGGCCGAGGTGCGAACGTCAGCTGAGCCGGGAGGACTGAATGGCATTAGAGAGCCGTTTTCATTTGTAGCGAGGCCTGCATTCTGCCATAGGCGCATGTCTTTCAGATCAAGACGAGTCTGTGTTTCGCTAATGACTGGACTAGGCTCAGAATATCACTCAATATTCGAAAGAGGCGACAACTTACACGCGCAAAGCAAGTCTTGTCTTGCCAGACTCCAGAAGATGGGGCCTTGGATTGCCGTCCGAGGGATCACTACCGGTGATGACGGGGCAGCGAAAGGATCTGATTTGGGATCAAAGAGCGGCAATGCCTTGAGATGTGCTCGCCAGGCTGTATCAGGTGCATCCATGAGTTCATATATGCAAAGTATCGCCACAGCAGCAAGCATGTCCTCTTTATCACTCAAGTCATTCTCATATGCTCGTAGATCAACCGCATTTTTGAGGTGGTTAATAGCTTCGCCATAATGCTTCGCAGACTGGTAATGCCAGTCAACAGCATAACGGGATGCATGAAAACTGTTTTCAGAAGAAGTCTCAGCTCGAGAGAGGCGGTCGAGATGTTTGGCCGAGACTGCGCAAACTGCTGATTTCAACAGGGGCTTTGTGGCTGCTATGACCGGGACTTTGCAGGAGAAGTAGGACCCCGTATCAAATATGTCCATCCTGAGACTCTGTGAGAATAGGAGACTGTGGGGTTGAGATGGGGAGACTCACCATTGACCAGGACCTTGCTTGAAATGTCTGAGCAAGTGCAATGCCGTCAagtttgatgttgatgccgGCTCATCTATATCTGGCGTTTGTGGATGCTCGGCATAATCTTGGGGTTCATCCGTTGCTGTCAAGATGCTTTCTTCTATAGGTGAGTCAAGGATGGCTTCAGAAAAGTCATGAATCGGAACTGATTCCTCTTCTGGTTCCTGAATATCCCCAAGCTGCCGGGATGGCTCATCTTGATGTGCATAGGGGTCTTTGACATGTATAAACCGAACTGAACAAAATGTCAACGTTGCAAAACGTACAGGACTGACAAAAGCCCACGCTCGGCTGGCACATGAAGCCACACATGGTCGTCCTGGAAGACGTGTTGATCCTGGTGCTGGGAGAAGCTCGCGTCCTTGCTCTTGTCTCTCGGCGATGTCTCAAAGTGCCGAAATATCGACCTCTGAGAGTAGCAACATTCCCGAGAACCCCTGCGACAGGGCCCGCAGATGGGCTTGACCTCGTCACACTTCAATTTCCTTCGCCTGCATGTTTGGCTGCCCAGGGTCAGTTTTGCTCGGCAATAGACTTCCAAGAGAGGGCACGCATACCAGCCAGAGAAAGAACGCATCCTGCGTCTCAAAGATGGAGCATTAATGTCTAGAATCTGGGATAAAGAGTTTTCTCAGTTCAGAGCGTGAAGTTGACTCAGAGATGAGGTAATGAAGCCGAGTGATGGCGTCTGCAAAGGGTTAACAAGCCGAGGACCCAACATCGGGAGAAATCAAGGCGAGTGCGGGGTCGATACTCGGCGGCGATAAGCGAGACCGGATGCCCAGAGTCTATTCTCCAGTCGTCAACCATTATAAGAGCTCAATATTTTAATTCTTGTAAGTAGTAGGTGAATCTGCAAGTCTACTATTTCGATATTGCCACTCTCGACCATGTCAACGCTATTTTCCGTCTCTGGCAAGACTGCCATCATCACAGGTGCCGGCTCAGGTAAGTTACACCAAGTACCTCAACCCCCCATCACTAACACTTTCAAGGTATCAACCTCGCGTTTGCTGAGATACTACTCTCTCGAAACTGCAACGTCGTCTTGGCAGACCTCTCTCTGAGACCCGAAGCAAAAGCTCTGTTGGCCAAGTATGAAGACAAGACTTCGTCTCCGAGGGCTGTTTTTGTGGAAACGGATGTGACGTCCTGGCCGGCTTTGACGCGCATGTTTGAAGTTGCTCTGCGTGAGTTTGGTGACTTTGACATTGTCTGTCCTGGTGCAGGCGTTTACGAACCAAACTGGTCCAACTTCTGGCACCCTCCAGGATCACCCGAGAGCAAAGACGGCATTGACAGCGGACACTATGCTCTTCTTGACATTAACCTCACACACCCTATTCGAGCCACTCAGTTGGCCATAGCACACTGGCTGCACCCTCGCACTCCCTCCAACTCCAAATTCCCTACCCCTGCTACAGCCTCAACCGGGAACCCAAAGCGGGTAATTCACATATCCTCGATAGCAGGCCAAATCCCCGTATTCCGAGCCCCCATCTACGGTGTCTCCAAGTTTGGCATCACAGGTCTCGTGCGGTGTCTCGCAAACCTCGAAACAACCGGTATCCGCGTCACCGCCGTCGCACCGGGCGTCGTGCGCACACCTCTCTGGACAGAACATCCTGAGAAGTTGGAATTTGTGGATGAGAcgcgggatggatgggttaCGCCTCAGGAGGTAGCCGAAGCCATGTTTAGCTGCGTCGAGAGTCCCGAGCATGTTGGAGGGACAATTCTTGAGGTTGGAAAGGATAATACGCGACAGGTGGGAGTTTACAATGATCCTGGTCCGGATCTGAAGGATCCGAGCAAGGGATTTACTACGAGTAACGCCGAGCAGGGAGACGCAAGTGTTTGGGGTTGGCTTGGGAACAAGGAGATTTGGGGTTCTAAGCTGTAGGCTAGAAATGGACTGCCAGTCGTGCAGAGATCTTCATCGGATGTATCATTCCTATGTCGGCTTGCTTTTGGTGTGAACGCATCTAGAAACCCGCATCTTGGGCTGTCAAGCAAGACTCTTATTTGCTGCAACAATTGTGATATCTATCACAAGCCGTGTTATCAACTGCATCTGCATACGCGGATTACCTACATGGGCAATCCCAAAGAGTCAAATGACCATCTCGGCATCGTTTCCCCTCTGCAAAGTGGACGCCACCTGAACATCATTACACCGAGTTGCAGGAGTATGCCCCACGCGCTATGGGGGCCTCAACCGCGCCAATTAGTTGCGGGTTTACGCAATTGGTTTCGTGGTACATTGTACCGAGTGCTCGCTTCGGCTTGTTGGCCGCTAGAGCCGAGTCCGCAATGACGTTTGAGGTCCAGACCTCGGCTTGACTGCCATTTTGGGGATTGGGTGAGTCGTCGACGCAAGACAGTTGAATATGATTTTCGGTGAGAATGGGCGTCAAGCTAGatcaaagagaaggaagataCTTTGTAATAGTAGTATAAAGAATGAATAGTCGCGCATTGCTGTCAGACGCTCTATCCGCAATCCCCGCGAAATTCCTTCCCCGGTCTGCCTCACGCCAACATTACCATCACCATGGATCAACCCGACGTTCTCATCATTGGCGCTGGCATGTCCGGTATTGGACTCGCCGTCCAGCTAGTCCGTCAATACGGAACTCTAAACTTTGAAATCATCGAAAAAGACGCCGAGATTGGCGGCACTTGGTGGGTTAATTCCTACCCTGGCTGCGGATGCGATGTGAGTATAACAACACAGCCAGACATCAAGCGTGCTAATGGTTGACAACTAGGTCCCCTCTCACTTCTTCTCATACTCTTTTGCTCTCAACCCCGACTGGTCTCAGGCATATGCGATGCAGCCCGAGATTCACTCGTACTTTAAGGATGTTGCGGCTCAGTATGAGATTGAGAAGCACGTTCGGTTCAACTCAACTGTCCAGTCTGCTCGTTGGGATGAGACCTCTGGGACATGGGATGTTATATGTCTGGATGCAAAGACCGGCAAACTCGCCACCCGGCGCTCCAAAGTCCTCGTTTCAGCGGTAGGAGCACTGTCTATCCCTAAGCCATGCACCATTCCCGGTGCATCAGACTTTACTGGCCGCATCTTTCATACAGCTCAGTGGGACCACTCGTTTGACTGGAAGGGAAAAgaggtggtgatgattgGCAAGATTACCCATCTCGCCCTTGAAGCAGCTTGTCAACTAATGCTTTGCTAGGAAACGGCTGCAGCGCAACCCAGGCCCTCCCAGTCATGActgctggagatggagcCGTCAAAAAGGCAACGCAGTTCGCTAGACAGTCACACTGGGTTGCAGAACGTCCAAACCCGAAACATTCAGCCTTGTTCAAGTTCGTTATGAGATGGGTTCCCTTTGCGATGCGCATCCACCGCGCGAGACTTTACTGGCAGAATGAACGAAACTTTCATGGCTTCAAAGTCGTCGAGGGACTCGGAATGCGAAATCAGTGGGAGAAAGAGGCTACTGACTACATACGAAGGACAGCTCCGGCTAAGTACCACGAGTTTCTGGTTCCCAAGACCGAGGTTGGATGTAAGCGAAGAGTAAACGACACGGATTACCTCATTTGTCTGCATCGCGATAATGTCGACTTGGTCTATAATGACCCGATAGAAGCCATCGAAACAGCAGGAGTGCGCACAAAATCAGGTCGACTAGTCAACGCCGATGCTATCATCCTCGCCCATGGATTCGAGACCCAAACGCCCTTGTTCCCCATGAAAATATTCGGGAAGGGCGGTCTTACTGTTAATGAACACGCAAGTACTTTCAACAAGCAGCCAAAGATGAGGCTAACACGCTTATAGTGGGATCAGGTCAGTGAGGGTGCAGCTTCGTCTTACTTTGGAACCTGCTTGTCCAACTTTCCCAACTTTTTCATCATGATGGGCCCCAACACTCTGAGCGGGCATCTCTCTGTTATTTACACCTCTGAGTGTCAGATCAACTTCACTCTAAGAGCCATCCGACCCATCCTAAAGAACGAAGCCGACATTGTCGAAGTCACAGCAGACGCCGAGAAGAGGGACATTGACGAGGTCCAagagaaggcaaagaagtTGGTTTGGGCCACGGGGTGCACATCTTGGTTCATCGAGACAAAGTCGAACAGGAACACCATCATGTTTCCGGATTGGCAGTTCAAGTTTTGGTGGAGAAGCCTCTTTGTGCCATCAGGCGACTTTGAATACCGAAAACTCGTTCGAGAGCCTCGTGCACTGGAAACAAGGACATCAGGCCGCGGATTGTTGgtgcttgctgctgctactcttgctgttggtgttggatcTATTTATCTCGAGGTTCTAAAGTGGCATTCATGACTAGCTCGAGTTTGAGTATCAAGACAATTACGGCGAGATCCTTTTCAGATTACTATTTGTCTTCGTCAACAGGAAGAATTCAATTTGGCTTTAGCCGTGGTGGTGCTCAATCAGTTATGAAGCTTAAAGGTGCTACTCACTAGCATTGGCGTGTATTAAGAATACGAATTAACGAAATAAAAGGGGCCTTTCTCGGAAGCCTCAACTACCCGTTGGCGAAGGCCCCACCAGCCAACTTTCGGGGCAGGCTCCGCGCCCCTCAGTTGGGCACAAAAGTCGCGGACAGCCACAAAAGTCGCAGACACTAAGATGCCTCATTTTGTATGAGAAAAACCGCCTTTTTCGATGAATTGATTTATAACAGCGTCTATTTTGATTCTGATGACTTGAATGAGGTACAGAAAGCCGGCCAAAATGCACATAATGCCAGAAAGGGCGTAAATCGCGCCCTTGCGGTCTTCTGAGTCCGTCTCTTCGCCCAGCCCGGGCTGCTTCCTCGGTCACCTTAGCTGCCAATTTTGCTGTGACTTTGACTGGCTTCGTTGTTCAAGTTGGCCCTCATGACTCTCACGGTCTCGGATAAGGTCTTCCAACGCTGACTAGGCTGTGAGAGCGGCGGCACTTGTGTGGTAGTTGCCTCGGGCAAGGTGTATCCGGGTCAATGACTTCAATGACTTCTGCCGGCGGTGATGACTTCATAAATGGGGGCAGCGAGTCGAATTGAGTGTCATCCTGATCTTCAGGATCCCTTCTTTCTACGAGGGtatcctcatcttcatcatcctcgtcattgaAGGGGCCTAGGCCGGTGAAAGTGACGGTGTCATCGCTCTTGGGGAAGTCCATCGCGAGGATCGGTCTCGGCGCCTTCGAGGCTCGCTGCCTAGCTCGTCGGAGCTCTTGTGATTCGGGAATATCAATCATGAAGCCATCGGGCTTTtggttgaggagctcattAAACTTAGAGTTACTAGTATCAATAGAAAGGTAGTCAGTTTCTCTTCCTGTATCCTTCAGCCAATCCTCGAACTTCCACGCTTTCCTTGTTGTACCAAAGCGAGCAATCTTATCAGCTTTCCAAAGCTCGAAAAAGCGGCCTCTTTCCTGCTTGACGAGAGATTTGACTGAGCGAAGTTGACGACGTtgttccttctcctcggcggcggcgagctcGACCTCGTGTTGTTCCTTGATATCTTCAAAGTTGACACTTGTAACAAACATACCACTAGGCTTGATGAATTTTCCGGGCTTTCTCTTGCTTGTGACTTTCTTGAGACGTGATTCGAAGTTGCTGACGAAGGCATTACGCTGCTTATCCATTAAAATCGACTCTGAAAGCACCTTTCTCGCCGACTGAAGCTTCTCACGGCTCGGCGAGCTCATGACGTCACCGTATTTATCGAGCACGGCGGCGAGGGAGTCTTCAGCTTGTTGGAATCGTGTTTCCTTGGGCAAGAGGTCGGTATAGGCGGGCTCGACCGGCGTACGTGATTTaagctgcttcttgtggATATATGTGATCGCAGGCGTGGAAGTGATAGGATAGATACCGCTTTTCTCAAAGCCTCTCATGATATGAGCAGCTGAGAAGCCTTCGTAATAGAATTCGTGGAAAGCAGCGGCAAAGGAAAGTCGTGTGAAGGCCAGGTTGCCCTCTCTTATCGACTGGCGAAGAGCTTTTTGGTGTGCATTTTTCAGGAATTGAAAAACGCCCACATCGAGAGGTTGAAGGATATGAGTGGAATGCGGAGGCAAGGTGCAAAACACGATATCGAACATGATACAATAGTTGACGAAATGGAAGGCTGTATGACCGGTGAAGCCGTCGATGATCAGAAGTCGATAAATTCTCTCGTTATCCGGCCGACAATTGGGTGGCTGCTTGAATATGTTATGAGGCCTTCCAGGCTCTCGTAACCACTCATCACAGCCAAACCATTCCTCTAGGGATAGCCCGGTCTTCTGTGCCTTGGCCGAAGCTTTCCAAGACTCAACGTTGAAGTGATGAAGCCACTCGAATGCGATATCTCGGTTACTGAAGCCGGT
This window encodes:
- a CDS encoding DUF1996 domain-containing protein, with the protein product MKPTGLFRAFFGAALIAQTVAFFRVTCAPWKRERIDSLVSPGAESSHMHTFWGSRKISADTVNGADFQDGCTSCDNQLDKSAYWMPTLYYVKKNVTVPVKVGIFHVYYQGQENNPGLYPEDFALIGGNPKITEDEIREQGGNGIHWHFDESDEVKEKWQFPKKRGTGWLRGNVPFPGWVVKDKALGRYRACNDTVDTGCISVPGMFFAVWYDVGDAEFFTFEDGDYLTLSSGGGHTYHGDFIMGWDKSALWEVSHNTTEFAKIGGEAAYVRSDTCNATAEATTYLWDLDWQTVLAAKNGSLSESVVTGTYDNFLTITDGKSVNATWSGKWGEEGSSVDDGEKALDEASSVSVSSPSTSTSAPSTVASSSGTADLSQTTLSTATISAKAQGIETVSTATLAASSTANAQTTSSSSNNNNKHHSSSKTHFRLHQAKKGCRASPPKERQD